One region of Chryseobacterium sp. SORGH_AS_0447 genomic DNA includes:
- a CDS encoding helix-turn-helix domain-containing protein — MSLNERISKVIEYSRLTPSEFADEVDVQRSSISHITSGRNKPSLEFIIKIKSRFPEILWDWLVTGEGEMLKSDLPEEKKEEAVPVENEEPDKPKPTPLPDLFTMMNKDEDFGADEAENTTPEMSPRESYTPPQSAAQEKITDSQRLEKSNDQIINQVVENQQIKIKRIVIFYENGKFESFEP, encoded by the coding sequence ATGAGCTTAAACGAGAGAATTTCAAAAGTAATAGAGTACTCCAGACTGACACCTTCTGAATTTGCTGATGAAGTTGATGTTCAGCGGTCCTCTATTTCCCATATTACTTCCGGCAGAAACAAGCCGTCTCTAGAGTTTATCATAAAAATAAAATCACGCTTCCCGGAGATTCTTTGGGATTGGCTTGTAACCGGTGAAGGGGAAATGCTGAAATCGGATCTGCCCGAAGAAAAAAAGGAGGAAGCCGTACCGGTAGAAAATGAAGAACCGGATAAGCCGAAACCTACTCCTCTTCCCGACCTTTTTACGATGATGAATAAGGACGAAGATTTCGGAGCCGATGAAGCAGAAAATACGACGCCGGAAATGAGCCCGCGAGAATCTTATACACCGCCTCAAAGTGCAGCACAGGAGAAAATAACGGATTCTCAGCGATTAGAAAAATCGAATGATCAGATCATAAATCAAGTTGTTGAAAATCAACAAATTAAGATCAAACGTATTGTGATCTTCTATGAAAATGGGAAATTTGAAAGTTTTGAGCCATAA
- a CDS encoding T9SS type A sorting domain-containing protein: protein MRKTLSFAILMIANFTFAQTYNNGGLSTGSTTKSGTAAPAGYTWSEAQNNTGNTTESNTNAGYAGTSSSATASYFLADDFTIPTGQTWNITAIDFFAYQTGYTGTTSPFNTIRVNIFSSDPSVSGAVSVFGNDTTNRFASSVDANMYRIFNSQVPAPGSAVGTTRKIWKITASTPVSLTAGTYWIKYQLQNVTAANAGFLPPVTISGTRGLPGWNAKQQDAVAGSWVSLIDDGNPSTATDYPMDMPFIITFTASGLGTDEIMQYDNRMQVYPNPVRDVFKINNPEKIKITEIQVMDMSGKIIKTLKGSEEYNISDLTKGSYILKIKNSEQTKVTKLMKL from the coding sequence ATGAGAAAAACTTTATCCTTTGCTATTTTGATGATAGCAAACTTTACATTTGCACAAACCTACAATAACGGAGGTTTAAGCACAGGATCTACCACCAAGAGTGGTACAGCGGCACCGGCCGGATACACATGGTCTGAAGCTCAGAATAACACGGGAAATACTACGGAATCGAATACCAATGCAGGATATGCCGGGACATCCAGTTCGGCCACCGCAAGTTATTTTCTGGCTGATGATTTCACCATTCCTACCGGGCAGACATGGAACATCACAGCCATTGATTTTTTTGCTTATCAGACTGGATATACAGGAACAACCTCTCCATTCAATACCATAAGGGTCAATATTTTCAGTTCGGATCCTTCAGTCAGCGGGGCTGTTAGCGTCTTTGGAAATGATACTACCAATAGGTTTGCTTCCAGCGTGGATGCAAATATGTACAGAATCTTCAACAGCCAGGTTCCTGCTCCCGGTTCTGCAGTTGGTACGACCCGGAAAATCTGGAAAATTACGGCCTCTACTCCCGTATCTCTAACGGCAGGGACGTATTGGATAAAATATCAATTACAGAACGTTACCGCAGCAAATGCAGGTTTTCTTCCTCCGGTTACGATTTCTGGGACGAGAGGTCTACCAGGTTGGAATGCAAAGCAGCAGGATGCCGTCGCCGGTAGTTGGGTCTCTCTTATTGATGACGGAAACCCAAGTACAGCAACCGATTACCCGATGGATATGCCTTTTATCATTACATTTACAGCTTCAGGACTGGGTACGGACGAGATAATGCAATACGACAACCGGATGCAGGTGTATCCTAATCCCGTAAGAGATGTTTTTAAAATAAACAATCCTGAAAAAATTAAAATTACTGAAATACAGGTAATGGATATGTCAGGAAAGATCATAAAGACTTTAAAAGGATCAGAGGAATATAATATATCGGATCTTACAAAAGGAAGTTATATCTTAAAAATAAAAAACAGTGAGCAAACAAAAGTTACTAAACTGATGAAATTGTGA
- a CDS encoding DUF4920 domain-containing protein, which translates to MKFKAILFAAAFSASSLAFAQEAKKFGPPAGNALVGDVYGGGVASNAESKAISVDKLSKKLKKENKKVENVAVKGKVTDVCEKKGCWLTIQTEDNSQFFVKMKDYAFFVPTALKGKTVVLDGTAERKVTSVDEQKHYAEDAKKPKAEIDAITTPKEEIRFVANGIKVVN; encoded by the coding sequence ATGAAATTCAAAGCGATATTATTTGCCGCAGCGTTCAGTGCTTCATCATTAGCTTTTGCACAGGAAGCCAAAAAATTCGGACCTCCTGCCGGAAATGCACTGGTAGGTGATGTTTACGGAGGCGGTGTTGCGTCCAACGCAGAATCAAAAGCGATTTCTGTGGATAAGCTGAGCAAGAAGCTTAAAAAAGAGAATAAAAAAGTAGAAAATGTTGCTGTAAAAGGCAAAGTAACGGACGTTTGTGAGAAAAAAGGCTGCTGGCTGACCATCCAGACAGAAGACAATTCACAATTCTTCGTTAAGATGAAGGATTACGCGTTTTTCGTTCCTACTGCTTTGAAAGGTAAAACGGTCGTTCTGGACGGAACTGCCGAAAGAAAAGTAACATCCGTGGATGAGCAGAAACATTATGCAGAAGATGCCAAGAAGCCAAAAGCTGAAATCGATGCGATTACCACTCCTAAAGAAGAGATCAGATTCGTCGCCAACGGAATTAAAGTGGTGAACTAA
- a CDS encoding APC family permease yields MHKKLKLWDAIMLVMGSMIGSGIFIVSADMMRNLGSGFWMIAVWVITGIMTVAAAISYGELSALFPKAGGQYTYLKEIFGRRMGFLYGWGLFTVIQTGTIAAVAMAFGKFTAYLVPSLNDAAPIFQSGEFKITWIQILAIAVIILLTYINTRGVESGKLLQNIFTGSKIVALLGLIAAGFILVDFSHLAENFSFGYDAFSNLKKDPLGNFLKEGWEPIGGMTLLGGIAAAMVGSVFSSVAWESVTFVSGEIEKPKKNVVKSMIYGTSAVMILYIAVNYVYLNALDRDSIAFAENDRVAVAASHFIFGSAGTAIIAVLVMVSTFGCNNGLILAGARVFQTMAKDGMFFRQAEHNNKNEVPANALWMQGVWASLLCLSGQYGNLLDMISFVIVLFYMITVFGVIYLRFKQPNLERPYKTWLYPVTPMIYLFIGTGFCILLLIYKQQYTWPGFLMVLLGLPVYYFINKTNKAQ; encoded by the coding sequence ATGCATAAAAAACTAAAACTTTGGGATGCCATTATGCTGGTGATGGGGTCCATGATCGGAAGCGGGATCTTTATTGTGTCCGCAGACATGATGCGGAATCTCGGCTCGGGATTCTGGATGATCGCCGTCTGGGTAATTACGGGAATTATGACGGTAGCCGCTGCCATCAGCTATGGAGAACTTTCAGCGCTATTCCCGAAAGCGGGCGGGCAATATACCTATCTTAAAGAGATCTTTGGCAGAAGAATGGGGTTTTTGTATGGTTGGGGATTATTCACCGTGATCCAGACCGGAACCATTGCTGCGGTGGCGATGGCCTTTGGGAAATTTACCGCTTATCTGGTGCCGTCTTTAAACGATGCGGCTCCGATTTTCCAGAGTGGTGAATTCAAGATCACCTGGATCCAGATCTTAGCGATTGCCGTTATCATTTTACTTACCTACATCAACACGAGAGGCGTAGAAAGCGGAAAGCTTTTACAGAATATTTTCACGGGTTCAAAGATTGTGGCTCTGCTGGGGCTAATTGCTGCAGGATTTATTTTGGTCGATTTTTCCCATCTGGCCGAAAATTTCAGTTTCGGGTACGATGCTTTCAGTAACCTTAAAAAAGACCCGTTGGGAAATTTCCTTAAAGAAGGCTGGGAACCCATTGGCGGAATGACCTTGCTGGGCGGAATTGCCGCAGCGATGGTAGGGTCCGTATTCAGCTCCGTGGCCTGGGAAAGCGTGACTTTCGTATCGGGAGAAATAGAAAAACCGAAGAAAAACGTAGTAAAATCGATGATCTACGGTACCTCAGCCGTGATGATTCTCTACATTGCAGTAAATTATGTTTATCTGAATGCCTTGGACCGGGATTCCATTGCATTTGCTGAAAACGACAGGGTAGCGGTGGCTGCTTCACACTTTATTTTCGGAAGTGCGGGAACGGCGATCATTGCGGTTTTGGTAATGGTTTCTACCTTTGGCTGCAATAATGGGCTGATCTTAGCCGGAGCAAGGGTTTTCCAGACGATGGCTAAAGACGGCATGTTCTTCAGGCAGGCGGAACATAATAATAAAAACGAGGTTCCCGCCAATGCATTGTGGATGCAAGGCGTCTGGGCCTCTCTGCTTTGCCTGAGCGGGCAGTACGGAAATCTTTTAGATATGATTTCATTCGTTATCGTTTTATTTTACATGATTACCGTTTTCGGGGTTATTTATTTACGGTTCAAACAACCCAATCTCGAAAGACCATATAAAACATGGCTGTATCCCGTTACTCCGATGATCTATTTATTCATCGGAACAGGATTCTGTATTCTACTGCTGATCTACAAACAGCAATACACCTGGCCCGGTTTCCTGATGGTTCTGCTGGGACTGCCGGTCTATTACTTCATCAATAAAACGAATAAAGCGCAATAA
- a CDS encoding proline dehydrogenase family protein — translation MPIFNDTKVAFADKSDAQLRKAYWMFRMIEQPSLTKIGTSVLNFTVHNNFPFVTGIVKNTLFEQFCGGETREESMKVVKQLFRRGVGSIFDYSIEGKEDEATFDAVCKEIKDIVKFSVGNPAIPFIVFKPTAFGRIDLYEAVGRNAELTSSQKEEWARVVKRFDEVCSLCHENDKKVMVDAEETWMQDAADHLCEEMMEKYNREKPIVWNTIQMYRTGRLEYMEANLQRAKEKDYFIGYKIVRGAYMEKERARAAEKGYADPIQPNKEASDRNYNAGIDFVMNNLDKVSAFFGTHNEISSELVMDKMKAKGLENGNPHIYFGQLYGMSDNITFYLSDKGYNAAKYLPYGPVKDVVPYLTRRAQENTSVAGQTGRELGLIEKELERRKSSR, via the coding sequence ATGCCCATTTTTAACGATACCAAAGTCGCATTTGCAGATAAATCTGATGCACAGTTAAGAAAAGCGTATTGGATGTTCAGGATGATCGAACAGCCTTCCCTTACAAAAATCGGAACTTCCGTTCTCAATTTTACCGTTCATAATAATTTCCCATTCGTTACCGGAATTGTAAAAAACACTTTGTTTGAACAGTTTTGCGGTGGTGAAACCCGTGAGGAAAGCATGAAGGTGGTAAAGCAGCTTTTCAGAAGAGGAGTGGGAAGTATTTTCGATTATTCCATCGAGGGAAAAGAAGATGAAGCCACTTTCGATGCAGTCTGCAAAGAGATCAAGGATATCGTAAAGTTCTCCGTAGGAAATCCGGCAATTCCTTTTATTGTATTCAAGCCTACCGCTTTCGGAAGGATTGATCTGTATGAGGCAGTTGGTAGAAATGCGGAACTGACGTCCAGCCAGAAAGAGGAATGGGCAAGAGTGGTGAAAAGATTTGATGAAGTGTGCAGCCTTTGCCATGAAAACGATAAAAAAGTAATGGTAGATGCTGAGGAAACCTGGATGCAGGATGCCGCAGACCACCTTTGCGAAGAGATGATGGAGAAGTACAACCGGGAAAAACCGATTGTCTGGAATACCATCCAGATGTACAGAACGGGAAGGCTGGAATACATGGAAGCCAACCTACAAAGAGCAAAAGAAAAAGACTATTTCATCGGTTATAAAATCGTTCGCGGTGCCTATATGGAAAAGGAAAGAGCAAGAGCTGCTGAAAAAGGCTACGCCGATCCTATCCAGCCGAACAAAGAAGCTTCCGACAGAAATTACAATGCGGGAATCGATTTCGTAATGAATAACCTGGATAAGGTTTCAGCGTTTTTCGGTACGCACAACGAAATTTCTTCTGAGCTTGTAATGGATAAAATGAAGGCTAAAGGACTGGAAAACGGAAATCCTCATATCTATTTCGGGCAGCTTTACGGGATGAGTGATAATATTACTTTTTATCTTTCCGATAAGGGCTATAATGCGGCAAAATATCTTCCTTACGGACCTGTAAAAGATGTTGTACCGTATCTGACCAGAAGAGCACAGGAAAATACCTCTGTTGCCGGACAGACGGGGCGAGAACTGGGTCTTATCGAAAAAGAACTGGAACGCAGGAAAAGCAGCAGATAA
- a CDS encoding M14 family zinc carboxypeptidase, whose translation MNFEQLYSANPHFPNRYISPEKLFSYLQTNLSDFILEIGRSYLGKPIYKMTIGTGSIHVLAWSQMHGNESNATHAMLDLLTTLDQAPELKENIFGKITLDFIFMLNPDGSEKWTRMNAAEIDLNRDFHNEASAEIKFLKNTVASKKYHYALNLHEQRTIFTTDGIHPATLSFLAPSENVERTVTENRKKCMAVIAEVYRHLKEMIPNQIGRYSDEFYPTSTGDNFIKAGMPTILFEGGHFVEDYTRTGTRKYYTVALYYALKAISDLNSATTGWEAYLEIPENRETHYDIIYRNVKLNTEHDCILDIAVQYREIFEEGKEDISFVPFVMEAGDVKMKKGWLEIDCTGKKFICPTKYPKLDAEVNFTFED comes from the coding sequence ATGAATTTTGAACAGTTGTATTCTGCCAATCCACATTTTCCAAACCGGTATATTTCCCCTGAAAAATTATTTTCTTATTTACAGACGAATCTCAGCGATTTCATTTTGGAGATTGGAAGATCTTATCTCGGTAAACCGATTTATAAGATGACCATAGGAACCGGAAGCATTCATGTACTTGCCTGGTCTCAGATGCACGGTAACGAATCGAATGCTACACATGCCATGCTCGATCTTTTAACAACTTTAGATCAGGCTCCCGAACTGAAAGAAAATATATTCGGAAAAATCACGCTCGATTTTATTTTTATGCTTAACCCTGACGGATCCGAAAAATGGACCCGGATGAATGCCGCGGAGATTGATCTGAACCGTGACTTTCATAATGAAGCGAGTGCCGAAATAAAATTTCTGAAAAATACCGTTGCTTCAAAAAAGTATCATTATGCATTGAACCTTCACGAGCAAAGAACGATTTTTACCACAGACGGAATTCATCCGGCAACGTTGTCTTTTCTGGCGCCCTCAGAAAATGTGGAAAGAACGGTAACGGAAAACAGGAAAAAATGTATGGCGGTGATCGCAGAAGTTTACCGTCACTTGAAAGAAATGATCCCCAACCAGATCGGCAGATATTCCGATGAATTTTATCCGACCTCTACCGGCGATAATTTCATTAAGGCCGGGATGCCGACCATTTTGTTTGAAGGCGGACATTTTGTAGAAGATTATACCAGAACCGGAACTAGAAAATACTATACCGTAGCTTTATATTATGCACTTAAAGCCATCTCGGATTTAAATTCGGCAACCACCGGCTGGGAAGCCTATTTGGAAATTCCGGAAAACAGGGAGACCCATTACGACATTATTTATAGAAATGTAAAGCTGAATACGGAGCACGATTGCATTCTGGACATTGCCGTGCAGTACAGAGAGATTTTTGAAGAAGGGAAGGAAGATATCTCTTTTGTCCCTTTTGTTATGGAAGCAGGAGATGTAAAGATGAAAAAAGGATGGCTGGAAATCGATTGTACCGGAAAGAAATTTATCTGCCCCACGAAATATCCGAAGCTGGATGCCGAAGTCAATTTCACGTTTGAAGATTAA
- a CDS encoding GPW/gp25 family protein yields the protein MDTPNYRMPFVPAALMTEGGSIDTCDMGESIAHNIMLLITTKKGENRYDENYGNDVWNLEFDNGVTSAVWESVFIKSLKRQIQEYEPRIVQPQIDAHIQIVEHSYDTKEHTEIKKKVKIAINAKMEHSGERFSFSTELFLSPMSID from the coding sequence ATGGACACACCAAATTACAGAATGCCTTTTGTTCCGGCAGCATTAATGACGGAAGGGGGAAGCATCGACACCTGCGACATGGGGGAAAGCATTGCCCACAACATCATGCTGCTGATCACGACCAAAAAGGGGGAGAACCGGTATGATGAAAACTACGGAAACGATGTCTGGAACCTTGAATTCGATAACGGAGTAACCAGCGCCGTCTGGGAATCCGTCTTTATTAAAAGCCTGAAAAGGCAGATCCAGGAATATGAACCCCGCATCGTACAGCCGCAGATCGATGCCCACATCCAGATTGTAGAGCACAGCTACGATACCAAAGAACACACCGAAATCAAAAAGAAAGTAAAGATCGCCATCAACGCCAAAATGGAACATTCGGGAGAACGCTTCAGCTTTTCTACCGAACTCTTCTTGAGCCCGATGTCAATTGATTAA
- a CDS encoding type VI secretion system baseplate subunit TssF: protein MNLDQNIYSKESVKARMLQNATKVWGLKSPQSLDPFVKLLIDAFSTEVFKANNEIQTVNARILEKLAKLLTPSIYTHPIPSHAIAFTQPYESSELLLEHTEFFFKKQMTSTIKSESDKQINIPFTPIGNVRINKVQTSIMFVGNTCYGIDELLNKIPIARFQGKPEDYRKVTIGIDVSKYSNETFPKNVSIYCSNPAFEHLDFTYKLLPYITVSSNGNPLFVKEGLTYYKNSQPDGYEQMFREQSIQNKIIEDVKSIYHHKFIEISGISASLFSEPGKLPENLDYVDYKEEITKYIDGKKYLWLTLEFPPQFSAEILDNFSFVLNAFPIYNRGWKKTEYSLDIMGNNIPLVTDEGEHFLYVDEVQDGEGRKYTEIPFTPNDDLRKGLYTVRKGGMERFTNRNAVDMIANVLELTRDEIAAFSLLNRDNVKGILSEMSDKMKSMVQKVNNAQRNVKQELNYVIMEPVDKTDHTYAAFWITHATLANHLRPGTELSNQLKSQTLVLLTETIGGAEEQKGTDSIQAYKYALTTRDKIISLEDVKNYCRMVLKDELKEVRVTRGTMISNKPKEGFIRTVEVEIVPQNYSFYGRAYWENMANVLRNQIISKAIDGIEYLVKVTNEDLDFN from the coding sequence ATGAATCTAGACCAGAATATATATTCCAAAGAATCCGTAAAAGCAAGAATGCTGCAGAACGCCACCAAAGTCTGGGGGCTGAAAAGCCCGCAGTCGCTGGATCCGTTCGTGAAATTACTCATCGACGCCTTCAGTACGGAAGTTTTTAAAGCCAACAACGAAATACAGACGGTGAATGCCAGGATTCTGGAAAAGCTGGCCAAGCTCTTGACGCCATCCATTTATACCCATCCGATCCCGTCACATGCTATCGCCTTTACCCAGCCTTACGAATCCTCGGAGCTGCTGCTGGAACACACCGAATTTTTCTTTAAAAAGCAGATGACTTCCACGATAAAATCGGAGTCCGATAAGCAGATCAATATTCCGTTTACGCCAATTGGGAATGTGAGGATCAATAAAGTGCAGACTTCGATTATGTTTGTTGGCAACACCTGCTACGGAATCGATGAACTGTTGAACAAAATTCCGATTGCAAGATTCCAGGGAAAACCGGAAGATTACAGGAAAGTAACGATAGGAATCGACGTTTCAAAATATTCCAACGAGACATTTCCTAAAAACGTGAGCATTTACTGCTCAAATCCTGCTTTCGAACATCTGGATTTTACTTATAAGCTGCTGCCTTACATTACCGTTTCCAGCAATGGAAACCCGTTATTTGTAAAAGAGGGCCTGACTTATTATAAAAACAGCCAGCCCGATGGTTATGAGCAGATGTTCCGCGAGCAGTCCATTCAAAATAAAATCATAGAAGACGTAAAAAGCATTTACCATCATAAGTTTATCGAGATTTCCGGAATTTCCGCCTCCTTATTCTCTGAACCTGGAAAGCTTCCTGAAAACCTGGATTATGTAGATTATAAAGAAGAAATTACGAAATATATCGACGGAAAGAAATATTTGTGGCTCACCCTGGAGTTTCCGCCGCAGTTTTCAGCAGAGATATTAGACAACTTTTCTTTTGTGCTGAATGCATTCCCGATCTACAACCGGGGCTGGAAGAAAACCGAATACAGTCTGGATATAATGGGGAACAATATTCCGTTGGTTACCGATGAAGGAGAACATTTTCTTTATGTGGATGAGGTTCAGGACGGAGAAGGCCGAAAATATACCGAAATTCCTTTTACCCCGAACGATGATCTCAGGAAAGGTTTGTATACCGTAAGAAAAGGAGGGATGGAAAGGTTCACTAACCGGAATGCCGTGGATATGATCGCCAATGTGCTGGAACTGACCAGAGACGAGATTGCTGCATTTTCTTTACTGAACCGGGACAATGTAAAAGGCATTCTCAGCGAAATGTCCGATAAGATGAAATCCATGGTGCAGAAAGTAAACAATGCGCAGAGAAACGTTAAGCAGGAGCTGAATTATGTAATCATGGAACCGGTTGATAAAACCGACCATACCTATGCTGCATTCTGGATTACCCACGCCACGCTGGCCAATCACCTTCGTCCGGGAACAGAATTGTCGAATCAGCTGAAATCCCAGACATTGGTTTTACTGACGGAAACCATCGGCGGCGCTGAAGAGCAGAAAGGAACCGACAGCATCCAGGCTTATAAATATGCATTAACGACAAGAGATAAGATCATTTCCCTTGAAGATGTAAAAAACTATTGCAGGATGGTCTTAAAAGATGAACTGAAAGAAGTAAGGGTAACCCGCGGAACGATGATCAGCAATAAGCCTAAAGAAGGATTCATTCGTACGGTGGAAGTGGAGATTGTCCCGCAGAACTATTCTTTCTACGGAAGAGCCTATTGGGAAAATATGGCCAACGTCCTCCGGAACCAGATCATTTCAAAAGCCATCGACGGAATCGAATACCTGGTAAAAGTTACCAACGAAGATTTGGATTTTAACTAA